The nucleotide window CGTCCTGGAAGTGCGAGGGCCCCGTGACCCTCCGATTGCTGACCATGGGTGCCAGGAACGGCTGCAGCTCTGAAGGGGGTCCCTGAGGGTCTGTTCCGGCCACACACAGCTCCTCAGGGCCCGAGCTGGGGGTGTCCTTGAGGAACTGCAGGGTGAACTTGGAGGGCCAACTGTGAAGGGGCGGACACTCGTCAGACCGCTGGCCAGGTCTGCTGTGCCGGTGGGTGCCACCCCAAGGCCACACTTACGGGACTCCAGGAGGGCTCAGGTCGAGGTTCAGAGGCACAGAGTGCGGCCCCagcaccttctcccacagatccTGCAGCCAGGGGTCGACGGCGGCATCGGGGCTGTAGAGAGCAGGTGCACACCCCTCTGGGGACCCTGCTCCCGTCCGGGCCCACAGGAGGGCACCCCCACCCTACGACCCACTCACCCCAGCTCGTGCTGGTCATCGCCCAGGCACACGGGCAGAAGGGCGCTGCCCCCGAGCTGCAGCAGCCGGCGGTGCAGCTTCTTGGCCACGAAGTTGAACCTACAGAGAAGACAGAGCCGGTGCTGGCCCTGGGCCCGCAGGGACGGGAGGCACACGCCCAGAGGACTGCACAGGGTGGAGGCTCCCAAGGCTCCACAGGTTCCTTCGCTGGCTCCCTGGAGGACAGCGCCTCCCTGGGAGGAGCAGAAGGGTCTCTCACCCGCCCCATGGGCGTGCCCGGCAGTGGGAACAGACGTCTACACTATGCACTGAACAAAAGCCCCAGACCCTTCCCAGACGAGGATCACAAGGCCACCCACTTTCCGTCCTTTTCACCCGGACAACTGCAGGCCTCAGGCTGCGTCTGGCTCTGGAGGCATCTGTACGTAGCGACCCCTCCCTCAGCTCCGAGCTGTAGTCTTAGGGGTTTTAATGTTTCAGGAGCCCCACGCTATGTGTACCCTTGAACACAAAGCCCTCAGCACTTCCCTGGGAATGGTGCAAAGCGCCAGCACTCTGCTCAGGACACAGGCGTGCCGCGACAATGGTGAGAGGAAGCAAAGCAGAGGTGGCCACGGAATGGCTCCCAGGGGCCGGGCTCTTTTGCGCCCTGCCTGCTCACACCTCCCTGTTCTCCGTGCTCATGGTAAGCTCGAATCCCTCCTCAAAGGCTGCTTATGAAGGCAGGGTGAGCCGGGGTCCCCTGTTGCCCTACATCACGTGTTGACAGAGGACGCTGGCTCGGGCCCTGGGGTCTGGCTCTGGTCCTGCCTGGACTGTGTCTCAGGCGTGGCCCCAGCcaggctccccccgcccccccaccggCTGCCCTGCCCACTTCCTGCATGAACCGGCCTGTCTTTCAAGCCCAGGGCTTCTGGCCATGAAGAAGGTGCCACCAAGGAGCATCTGTGGGGCCAGGACGTGTGGCCAGGGCCACGGCCTCGAGGGAGCGCCATGGGGGCTGGGTCACGCACCCTTCTGCCAGGACCCCGTGTGGATGTGGGGTCAGGCCCACCCTCCCTTACTCACTTGGTGTAAGACGAGTCCCCGAGACCCAGGACAGCAAAGTCCATCTGACAGAGGGCAGTGGACGGCAGGCTCCTCCGGAAGATGAACCTCCAGAAACTCTGCAGCGGGAGAGGGGAGCTCAAGGCCTCTCCTGGCCGTCAGGGCCCAGGCCTCCCCTGGGCTCTGCTCTCCTACCTAACGCTTTTGTTATTACAACAAGACCGCTTCTTCTTGTTCTACTGTAGTAGTGAAAAAGTTGGGGAAAGACACAAAATGGTAAAGCGGAAGAATGCTACTCAGGCACCAGTGCCAGAGCTGGGCTCCAGTGCTGCCCGCAGAgggctgggggagcctggcggggctgtCACCAGCGGGGCAGCTGCTGGCCTGCCCCCCACTGCCCAGCGTGCGGGCAGCACGGCCCGGCAGCTCTCAGCCCCGTCTCGGGCCTCAGGgcagacccccaggctcctctcggGTCTGGCTCCCCAcctcaggggaatcttccctccTGGGCCTGGAGCTGCCGGCCATCAGGCTGCTCTGTGTCCatgccccgcccccgcagggccagcctaGGTCCcacactgcccccctcccccggggCACCCTCACCTCCACGCGGCCACTCATCCCAGGTGGCCCCCAGGTCGGCGCCCGAGTCCCTCTCCTTCCCTGACCATAGGGTCACCACTGGGCAGCCTGTGCAGGAGCGCCGCCCATTCCACGCCTTGGCCTAGTCTTCCTGCAGGCCCAGAGGTGCTTCTGAGATCTCCTGATTAGATCTTATCTCCTGAAGGCTGTGGAAAGCCTCAAGGTACTTCCTGAGAAAGGGTCCAGGGACGATGAGCTTCTCATGGCTTAGGTGTGAAAATGCTGGGCTTCCCCTTGCACCGCTGGCAGACAGTGGGGCACACTTCAGGCTGACACTGTCTTCTTCAGGCCCCTGAAAGTTTGCTCTGAGCTGGTCCAGCTGGGTGGGCGCTGCTGGGAAGCCAGTGTCCCTCTGTGCCCTGCCCTGTCCCCAGACACCTGGGCACTCTGCACTTCCAACAGCTGAAACCCACGAGTCAGGTGTCAGCGGGAGCCTGGTTCACACCCGCCAGCCCTTCCTGGGCACATGGCGGGTTTGTGGGCTGGAGACCCAGCCTTCAGTCCTGTTGACACTTTCCGTGGTGATTCCCTCACCGCTGTCGTTCCTGTTGTGGGGCTGCTGGGAAAATCTTGGGCTCCTGATGTTATCTTTCTTGTTCCCTAACTTTGTTATGTTTTCTGGGAGATTTTCTCAACATTGTCTTTTGACCTGGTATCATTTTAGGGTGGTCTCCTCAGCTCCTGCCCTGCCCAGGCTTTGCGTTTCTGGCACCAGGCTCGCCCCCCTCGCAGATGGAGCTCTGCTCTGCCTGTTCCTCTGGTTCTGCATGTGCTTCTCTTGGTCCCCGTCCTTCCCAGCGGTCTTTCCTCGAGCACGTGGTCATTCTTCGTGGTCTGTGCTTCAGAAGATGACAGAAAACCCCAAGTTCGGGCCTGTCACCAGTGGATTTCTTGGCCAAGAGAGGGGGCGAGTCTCAGCTGCCTGGAGGGGCTTGCCCGGCCAGTGTCCTCCAGGATGGTGACAAGGAGGCTGGGGTCTCATAGTCCTGTTCTGTGCTGGGTTGGGAGGGCCCCATCTTGACTCCCTCCATGGTGTCCATCCTGGCATCCGGCCCTCCTGTAACCACCCTCATCCCGGTGTGACCATCACCACGCTGATGCTGTTAGCTTCCACTGTAAAGTCAGGACCTCTGCCAGCTGACCTGATGGAGGTCTTTATCCCCCGCCCCTTCCACACCCTGGTCTCTGGCATCCACCACGCGCCTCCTGCCTTGCTCTCCCCAGAGCTGCCTCCTCTCCTGCACCTCCTCCTGTGCTGGTATGCCCACTCCAAGCCTATTCTTCAATCTTCTGCCTTTTGCACCTGCCAGCATTTAAACATGCCTGGGTTTCTCTATCTCACAACTATTCTGTTTAACCCCTTAACCCCACTCACAGCATAAGAGTTTTTGAATTGTTTCATGTGCAGACATCCTTAAACACTTCCCTGCTCGAGGTTGCCAGCTGTCCCTTTGCTGACCTTACTTCATTTCCTTGCAGCTTTGAGCGCCAGAAACCATCCTCTGGAGACAGCCACCCCTCTGCCCTCGACCTTGGAGATGGTCCACTCCCTCTTCTCGCTGCTGGGGCCACTTTCCTCCCCCTCACCGCTTTTCTCCACCTTCCACGCCTTTGTGTTTAAGGGCAGCCCGTCCTGGGGGAGAGAGGCACTTCCTTCCTCTCGCCTCCATATTTTGGCCACTGCGACATGTGCGTCCACTAAGGATCCTCACTGGAGCTCCAGGCCGACTGCGCGTCTCCACCTGGACAACGTCCAGGCATCTTACCCTTCTGATTCTCTTACTTCTGTGCGTGGAAGCACCATCTGTCCTAGTACCTAGGCCCAAATCCCTGTCTTAATTCTACCTTCTTTCTCATCTTTGAGATTTGATCCCACGATTCCATGTTCAATCAACTCTACCTTCTTAACATCTCTGGAGGGCGTCTGCTCCACTCTGCTCTGCCACCGTCCTGCCTCGAGCCTCAGGCTCTTGTCTGCGTTGtgcccacctcccaccaccaccaccctggttCCTGCTCTCCTACAGCCTGCTCCCCCAGCAGACAGGGGCTGGTTTTGCTAGAAGACACATGTGACTGCATCACCTCATGGGTTCCAGGCCCTTCATTTCAAATCCTTCTGCCTCCCTGTGGCTGCTGACCTCTTTGGGATCCAACCTGGCTGCCTgctcctcttcttccctccaaGCCTGACTCATTCCTTGGTTCGACCATCCGGAACCGCTTTCCACTTTTCCACAGCTGGGCTCTTCTCCTCCTCTGCAGACGTTGCTCCCTCTCGCCTGGTGCCTGGCTGGCCCCAATTATCCTTCAAGACTTAGCCTAGCCTCTTTTCTTCCAGAAAGCTCTCTCTGAACCTCCAGATTGAGGGAGGCAGCCCTAACTAATGCTCCCATTAACATCAAGCACTTTCTCTTGCGACATGCATTTTTCTGGCATTGTAACTACCCGTTAAACTCTTGCTTTTGCTACGTTTTGAGTTTCACGAGGGTAGAAATGTGACTACTGGGTTCATAGCTGGATTCCCAGTATTAGGTTATGCTTGGAATACAATATGTGCTCAAAAGATGGTCAAAGAATGGCAGAATGTTCCCTGAAGGTGAGCTCTGAAATACACACAAGACCCATACCAGATTTATATAGAGCCCTGGAAAAAACATGAAAAGTTAAAGTGGTGCAGAGTTTATTAGGAAGGATACCCAGAACCCCCTGCTCCACCCAAAGACCTCGTCCAAAATCCACAGGAGAACAATTATTCACTGTGCTTCTCAAGTCTTTCCAGGCAATGAAAGGATCTGAGCCCCTGAGCACACTTCAGGTCAGCCTTACCTTCATGTTGTCCGGGGGGTCTCCTTGGCCTGTAGTTGCACAAACAAATATCACCAGGGGCTCATTAATCAGATTCACCTCAACAAAAAGACACATATGTAAGGCCTCGGGCTGTAATGGCCAGGCATCCTCCCAGCAGCCTGGCTCCCCTCCTTCTCTCAGAGGAATGGGGCAAAGGGACTCAGCGCTCGCGAGCTGCCGGCCTGCCTTCTCTTTCAGGCTCCCCTCCTACCGCTCCCCTGTCTCCTTGCATTAAACTGGCCGCTGCTCCCAAGCGTTCCCGGACCCTAAATCTGCCGTAACGGAAGTGCCCGCTCTCAGACGAAGCGTAGCCCCCTGGGGTCGAGCGCTTTGGGGGCCAGCGCCCCAAGCCCGCCGGGTGTCCCCGCCGAGGTCCGAGGAGCCCTCACCACCGGGTAGGAGTCCAGGGCTTGCACCCGGCAGTTCAACTGCCGGCGCCGGGCCTCGCGGCCCAGCCTCTCCGACACATCCTGGGCTGTGCCCGTTTGGCTGCCGAAGAGCACCAGGAGCCGTGAGCTCGGCATGGGCTGACCCCGGGGAACCCCAAACTCCTGACGTGACCCGCAGCACTCGCCACGAGCCCGTCGCCGCTGCGACCGGCTCCGACTTCCGACTTCCGGCGTCGGCCGGAAGTGACGCCCCAGGGCCGCGCCCGGCGGGGCATGGCGTCCGAGCGCGGCGGGCGTCGGCGGGTGGCCTGTGAGGGGTCCCAGGTCGGGGCCGGGGGATCGGCCGCGCGACGGGGCCGAGGGCCGGGGCAGGCGGGGCCGCTTGCTGCCTCTCGttggccgcggcggcggcgggcgccaGCGAGGCTAGGAGGGCGCGGCCGCGTAGCCCGGCAGCTGGGACGCTCGGCCGGGCCCCGGCCTGCGCCCAACCGGCGCGATGCTCTTCtcgctccgggagttggtgcagTGGCTGGGCTTCGCCACCTTCGAGATCTTCGTGCACCTGCTGGCCCTGTTGGTGTTCTCCGTGCTACTGGCCCTGCGTGTGGACGGCCTGGCTCCTGGCCTCTCCTGGTGGAACGTCTTCGTGCCCTTCTTCGCTGCTGACGGGCTCAGCACCTACTTCACCACCATCGTCTCCGTGCGACTCTTCCAGGATGGAGAGAAGCGGCTGGCCGTGCTtcgccttttctgggtcctcacAGTTCTCAGCCTCAAGTTCGTCTTCGAGATGTTGTTGTGCCAGAAGCTGGTGGAGCAAACGCGAGAGCTCTGGTTCGGCTTGATCACGTCTCCGGTCTTCATTCTCCTGCAGCTGCTCATGATCCGTGCCTGCCGGGTCAACTAGCCTCGCAGAAGATAGGCTGGAATGCTGGGACCCACGCCGAGTCCCCATGTCTACCACACCAGAGGAGAAATCTGAGTCTGAGAGCCAGCTTGTGCCCTGCTGCGTGCCTGGTtttcaatcagtcatgtctgaagtTGTTCCCTCAGCTGGGCTAAAAAGAGCAGCCTTGATTCTTAAAGTGTATTCTCTCTTATTTCATGCTTTGAATAGCTAATCTTGAACTGAGATCCCTAGAAGGATCCTGAGAAGGCCAGACAATCCTGAACTCCTGACAGAaactgcatataagtaaaatatccTGATGGGCTCTTGAGTATTTTCATGGATCCTGGCAAAGTACGCCGTGTGCAAAGGCTGCAAAGCCGGACTCGGGGTTTGCCCTGGCCAGCACTGCTGACCTGAGTGCTTGctgtccccacctccccagacAAGACTTTCTTAGATGCTTGAGCTCTAAAAAGTGTAAACCAGCTTGTGTCTTCTCCCCAGTGGCACTGTGGAGGATGGCTTTTTCTTCATTCCAGCCCAGGCAGACAGGAGGATGTTGAATAAGTGTGACCCGACCCTATCCAGAGATCTGTCGCCTGAGAAAAGAACTCGCTTTCAAGGCACTGCTTGGCTTCCTGTCCCCAGCTTTTCCACCACCTTGTGGCCGGCAGTGTTAGTGCACCTGAGACATTTAGGCCACTAAGGGACCAGAGAGAGGAACAGGTGTTCTGATGTGAATAGGCATTGAGACCTACACATGGGGAGTTTGCAGTTGGTCTCAGCCCACGCTTGTCACTCTGAGGGCTTTGGTTTGATGCCAGTTAGGTGCCAAATGAGAACATTTGctgagatgaaaataaaataagagaatgtTTTGCTGAAACACACAGTGGTTGCCTGACCTTTTGAGGGTTAATGTTGAGATGCTCCCTGCTGTGTGGTGTACATGGTTACAGAGCTGAGGTTGTAAGAGAGGGCTGGAAGTTGGCTCGAGCCTTCTGGGTGAATGGGAGGGTAGTTTCCTCGGAGAATCCCTGCTTCCTCCCTGGGGAGCCAGAGTGAAGACAACCCCCCGGGGGTGGGCCCATGTTGAGGACTTAACAGGCAGCTTGTGTGACATCAGAGTCTCTGTAGGCCTTGCTGACCTGCAGAGCAGGAGTCAGCAGACTCTGACCCGGGGCCTGTTTTTGTACTGCCCGTAAGCTAAAAATAACTTATATTTTCAAAGGGTTGTAAAAACAATGTGACAGAAATGAATGTGGCCTGCAGTGTACAGGGCCTTTCAATCTTGGCACGG belongs to Cervus elaphus chromosome 11, mCerEla1.1, whole genome shotgun sequence and includes:
- the TMEM203 gene encoding transmembrane protein 203, which encodes MLFSLRELVQWLGFATFEIFVHLLALLVFSVLLALRVDGLAPGLSWWNVFVPFFAADGLSTYFTTIVSVRLFQDGEKRLAVLRLFWVLTVLSLKFVFEMLLCQKLVEQTRELWFGLITSPVFILLQLLMIRACRVN